The Arachis ipaensis cultivar K30076 chromosome B05, Araip1.1, whole genome shotgun sequence nucleotide sequence ctccttgatgaaatgttgttaactaactaacatgtaatgctatatatacaaggtgtgtggattgtttctattatgttcaagtctctagtttacttcctttttatattttcaatctAAGCTAAAATATCATAtgttaaaaagggtaaactatactaattaatccacaatttctataactaataagttagaattgcaactaaactagataactaaaatatgaactaaggtgcaacatgcaaaaatataatcaaaatacatgaaaagagtaatgtataagtactgagaaaataaaaataaaaataaagaaaaaaatacagaaaagtagcaaaataaagtaaaagattctgtagtagttcaccaaaaaatacgccagagatgacggcctccccacacttaaaatgaagcatcgtcccttatgctcactcaagcagggtgtgaaggggtgtcatcactggaaggatgtgtGGCCGGAGTCTCTgaggtggtggtctgaggatctgcctacTGCAGAGGAGGTACTGACTGGATAAGGATCTCGggatctacagcctgaatctgaggcggagcctcttGAAGTGATGCGGCCTGCTATGTGCCTGCCTGCTCggcctcgctctgtggatgggtcgctgcctcgtgatcatccgcctcctcctcagatgcttcggatggtgtgtcaggctcggaggggatgtcgccagatcgtatcatcagcttcaggtgctcatagcgtcgcttgttgcgatgctccatctggtcaagccgtcgaaacaggcggtgcactagatgatagacgggctctggggcaggtagaggtgcagtggtggtggcaggggtagctggggtagctgtagaggaagaggggccagcagacggtgtggctgtctcagcagtagcagtgaggaaaggaggtctgtagcccaaagccagaaagttcctgctgtgagggataatcttcttgcattctgcagcaggtgacttttcatcagcatcctccaaggcacgtcagctcgacggcctagctgggtaatcagataaggaaagggaagagtgcctcggacgtggaccctggccatatagtaccggataaagcgtggcagatacaggtccttaccttccatcacacaccataggagggtgatcatagcggctggtaactcagtctcgtgagtactcggcataatgaagttgctaagtatctgatgccaaagccgagcctcatcattcaagtaaatccgcttgatttcctttggcatggtagtgttctgactcataatccaaggaacggtcgggtcaagggctatcctggccttgactgcatcccaatcaaatctcatgaagcgcatgtcctcctcagctttttgatagccatccagctgatcagttttaggcagaagtttcaaaacatcttcaatggcctcttcagtgaccagaatctgcttccctctaagGTTCattgcatctagggaagttttgaagtaattgcagtagaattcccttacctaagatgcattgacctcagtcaggtttttCTCCAGGAaaaaccagcctctttgtttgatctgatcagaggagtattgctggagttcttctgggatcttcaaagtcctctccaggtatatgTTCctagaggttgcaaacaccggatacttcagctcacagtatcggtttgcaaactttattggatcattagcagggagtagctggtcagccttctcatgcggggtaaagtttttctcccgccaggagtcatcgtgcatgatatccatgatggacatggtggattctcctcttttacgtttgccagtagttgcctttgcttttccctttctctgggtggcagacatcctgaaaaacagaaaaccaggatataataaaaacaaaaaaacaaataggcaaatagtcaaaagaaacacaaagtggcaaaggagcaataggataaggaatatgagttaagtaaatgtgcattaaggattgtataggagttaaaagtccgaaaagaagaattcacaatccaaaatgtaatagaaggcatgttaaatagaaaaaagtatcagtatgccatggttagtaGGTtagaagaaagtgaaaaaccagaagaaatattgtgaaaggttaggttggttagaattgaaaaagagttcaggaagttaaaattagtgggttattaaaaagtgggttaaggtaagtggcataatgataagtttctaagtaacaagcattcacaattagaggctacaggtaactcatagccaaacaagaaaaacaggttgatgatgattcagatagatatagaaatagcaaaaatttgAATCTAAGCATCAAAAATgcaatttatgaaccaggaaataaaaaaggataagaaagcttaccctggcattcatgaatggttttggtaaaagcagagtaaagcagagtttaaataaccaaaaccaaaacatgaatgaaagtcaaaatagtttacagaaatttagcagcattccggctaaaattggatgttcccggaaaataaatagcaatcagaatagttcatatgaattaaaatagattGCAATTAAAGAGTATAAACAAGAAAGAACAgttgcaatagcagcatgaacttgaagaacagcatatgaacatgacTAAcatacagcaacagcagaattgcaaattgaTAAAGCAAGAAACACGAATagtgcaattaaacaggcctaaatccactaaccacatcctaggctaccttaacaacctagaatccactacaacatgcatatctaactagcctaaatatgaacataaacagaaaaatatgaattaactacgaatgGATAGAAGGGTGGTGTTCGTCGGAACCTAATAGGCGAATTAAAGAGAGTGAggtagagaggtggctggggatggTGGCGGTGGTGTCTGGCGCGGCGGTGAAGGGTGGCGCGGTGGCGGTGGTTGCTGTTCGGAGGCAGGGAGGGAAAGGTAGGGGTAATGGGGGTAGGGGAGAGAGGGGAAGGAAGGGGGCGCttggttggagaagaagagaggaagaagaagggttTGGGGGGGGCGCGactggtagggttcgcgtgactggggggttataagtttgaatccacgcgattgcgtgggcacgcggtcgcgtggttgggctgaaatggtggttgacgcgatcgcgtgggtggtgcAATCTTATGGAATGGAAAAAGAGTGAATGATGCGATCACatgaggcatgcgatcgcgtcactggaatTTGTGCCAAACGCACAATTTCAgcgtcgttttagcgcaactctctatctCCTTTTGGGGGTGtgatgcaatccatgcgacgcgatcgcgtcgctcacgcgatcgCATAGCATTGGTGTTGTgcaaatgacgcgatcgcgtgagtgacgcaatcgcgtggacCATTTGTGCAAAActcacaatggccgcacgattccagcctaactttctggacgttggatctttacgccgatctccagatgaCATGgctgcgtgaatgacgcggtcgcgtgggaagtgtttgtCGTAACTtgatgcgatcgcatgaatgatgcggtcgcgtcacacacctttttttttatgtagtatgcagaatgcaatgattaatatgaatgcgatgcaaaactccaggttcaatataataatataaaacttgaaaacaaataaaactaaataaaaatttgaaaaagggacgttcataccatggtgggttgtctcccacctagcacttttagttaaagtccttaagttggacattggatgagcttcctgttatggcggcttatgcttaaattcatccagaaatctccaccaatgcttagaatgccaatagcctccggggtcccaaactaggcatgtgaagcttctgagtaGCTTCAGActgattgtcaggctcccggggtaacGAATGTcaaaatagattccaggatcccaaactttgcttttaaatctgccgtcttgatctatactttccatctgggcggtttagaaattagattctcaccaggataaccaaacgttttccgagatccatccgattgaACATGAAACCAATCCTTatacttcgagttgaagcgtggaaccttattgaaccttgtgcaccagctctgagtacaagCCATGTCCCGCttgctcttaaagccgcaaagagctctaagctggccatctgtttcaagcaaaccatattcaagcggaaaaatacagttaaaggttaaggattgtacccacttgaagcttgtattgggtggtaatggccctgggataggtggttccagtggttctgtgagttctactcccttctgctcttctgtgaaattctccacttctttgcaagattcttcaaatgtatccatgtcctgatcaaagccatctatgtcttcctcatcacttaagtcatagactggaggttgagagaaatctacctccgtatcatcttcgtattcacttgggaaagattcttcgatctcagagaattcactcgcAGATGCAAGCTCATTACTAGAAGAACTTgatttgagattatcatcatcaaggagacttgcttcttgggttattctgtctagtttttcatgaaagacttgctctggggattgcgcacaatcctccttagcatcaattgtaacgtccttgacagaatgctccacaactttggattcccatggaggttcagcgtctcctaagtcttcaaccaactctttttcttttacaataacaacttcctctacttgttccagtacgaagccatgctttgtcttgtccactggagtttctagtatctctttcatgctacgctcttctttggattgtccacatggggttgtgggaggttcttgaatgttcgaacgtctagaagataattgccttactgcttgctccagttgatgaagggttgtttgaagttgatctactgttttcttgaggcgaacttctgattctcggggtgatagatttggatatggtacatggggaagtggtgatgtttgggagtaattggattggaatcggggtaaatgaggatcatacggtggtgaatggtgaaaaggagcttgtgagtgtggtggttcgaagttatgttgagagggtggtctataagcacagggtggggcttgttggtgatTACAAGGCTGTCCACCacgtctatttgcttggtatgcattgtagaatggtctttgtctatgatatcttggagggtgttgttgcctaaagggttgatcagatcctcttagctccatccatctttgattgctctgaccttgatgcatgttcctattataactttcgttcctttcaataatattagaactaaactcaaagcgaaaagggtgagaattcatagtagctaataaaaataaaaggggaaaataaagacaaataaacaagtaaaagaaaatatttacaataaccaataataaggcacacgattgcagttccccggcaacggcgccattttgacgtcgggatttttgctagtaaagaatttcataaaaacagtcgcgttgtagatatagtttctaaaccaacagaaatcccttcgtacaaacgttttggttgtcacgagtaacaaacccctaaataaattgataaccgaagtattcaaacctcgggtcgtcttctcaaggaactgcagggaagtatgttcttattattggttatggagattgtaaattggggttttgagaatgaggagtgaatagtctaattagcaaataaagcaaatgaagaacaagcaatttaaatggcaagtaaaataaataaatgactgtaaataaacttttgacaaggtatgagaaattggaggtcctatcctagctatccttatcaatgatgatgaaaatcgaatcttaattctactttgttaacctttactaagataaaggaaggtcaagggattaattggtttgatcttcggatcctatttattttctaagaaaatattgggattattgaagttcaattcaattaacaaagataacaattatcaatcatgtttgagtttgataactcatgagttactgatttcttaaccaagaccaaaaggagaaaagtaaatctacttgaataaaaattccTTCAGACTGGGAATAAtagcaacataaataaaagaaagcaatattaaactgaaatacctcaaataacattaattcaaaagagtagtctgtaacatggaagaattcataaatcaaattgcaaaaataaataaaagggaatattgaacctgataaagagataatcctgaaagcgaataaaatctaattctaaatcctaatcctaaagagagaagagagatgagagaacctctctctaaactaaatctaaatcatgaaaactaaactaaagtggagactctctttgaatggatgcattctcccacttcataacctctagtctatgccttctggacttggatttgggccaaaaaggactttagaaatcgctgggagcgatttctgtaatttctggtgcatggcctctgtcacgcgtccacgtgggtcacgtggttgcgtcaattggagttttccttatcacgcggtcgtgtcagtcatgcggccgcgtcgctgcttcttcgcgcttggcatgcggccgcgtcgtccatgcgatcacaTGGATGCCACTTTCTTCAcgaactccattttgtgctttccttccatttttgtatgtttcctttccatcctttaagtcattcctgccttagaagatctgaaactactcaacacactaatcacggaattgaatggaaataaagggtaattaaaatatttaattttaaagcataggaaacatgtttttcacatacatcacacaataaggaagggaaagtaaaaccatgcaattaatatgaataagtgggtgaaggattgaataaatcactcaaactaagcataaaatatatcataaaatatgggtttatcaattatCAGGCATGGTCCACCACTTGCATCCTTTGTCGGTGTAAACCACCATGGGAAATCTACTCTTCTTGGCTGTGCTTTACTTTGGAGTGAGGAGATCCCTAGTTTCGAGTGGGTGTTCACACAGTGGGTGAGATGCGTTGAGACTGTGCCAAGGGGATCATCACTGACCAGTGCAAGGCGATGGCTGGTGCTATTAGGAAGGTCCTACCTAATACTATCCACAAATGGTGCATCTGGCACATAATTAAGAAATCACAATTCAAACTCGGTGGCTACGATAGGTACGGAGAATTGAGTGCAATGATGAATCacattgtgtggaattcttcttcgAGTGAATCGTTTGAAGTTTATTGGGTTGGTTTCATCAAAGAATTTGACTTACGCCATAATAGATGGTTAGCAAGTCTGTGATCGTTAAATTAAATCCAATATGTTGATTTCATGTTGCCTACTTATCCACTTCATGTTATTTCTTCCGGCTTGATTCTGTTCTTGTGTTTTTTCTGAGAAATGTCACTGAGTTTTCTACCTTACTAGTCAGTGGATGTTATTTTCAATACACAAACAGATGTTTTTTCTCATAGTGTGTctggatatttttttatttgttttattagtGCTTTGGAAGTTGTCATCATGTTGTGTATAAGCGGCACtcttatgctatttttttttgGGGCAGACCTTTATGCGAATCGACAGAAGTGGGTTCCAATATTCTTCAAGAGTGAATTTTGGGCCGGCGTGAGGAGTACACATCGTAGTGAAAGTATGCACGCATTTTATGGTGGATTTCTGCATTGCAAGAGTGGGTTGGTTCAGTTCGTCCATGAATACGACAATGTGCTTAGAAACAAGGAGCAAAAGGAGCTTGAAGATGACGCTGCGGACTCGAAAGAAGTCATCCCATGTATAGGGAGCACTTGCATTGAGAGACAGTTTCAGTAGGAATACATCTGTAATATGTTCAAAACCCTTCAGCTGGAGGTAAGAAAAAAAACTAATTGCGTGGTTCGGTCAACTGAACAAAAGGGAGATACAATTTCTATTAAAATGGATGAGCAGAAGCTATTTTGGAGGAAGCCTGTCTACCATACTTTCATAGTAGAGTTTGACCCTTTGAGTCAAAAGAGTCGGTGCGAGTGCAACAAGTTTGAATCCGCTGGTATATTGTGTTCCCACACCCTTGTGGTGTGGTCATACTACAGAGTTGACACAGTACCGAGCTACTATGTTCTTCCTCGATGGAGTAAGAATGTCATCTGCAAGCACACTTACATTAAGAGTAGCCATGACGTGGCTCAGACCGATGAAAGCCACAACTTGTTCAAGCATCTGTGTTTAGAGTTCTATAACGTTGCTCAATAGTTTGTTGCCTGTGATGAGGAAGCAGCCATCTTGCGAGCTACCCTTTGGGATGCAAAGTTCAAGCTGACTGATTACCGTGCCAGCATGCGTTCCCCTACTCTTGATGCGACTCAGAATACCATGCCCACACAGAGCACAGGCAGTGTTATTATACATGACATACAGGGACCCTCAAGAGTTAAAACCAAAGGACGGCCGAAGAGTAAGAGACTTGGAGCAGAGTTGGACAAGTCAATTAAGAAGTCAATgcaaaaaaggaaaaggaaattaCATCTGGTATGTGTTAGAAGTGacgtatattttaattttttcttatagAATAGTGTTCTTGATTTATATATGCTGTTCTCTTTGTGTTGTGCATCTTGTAGGATGTTGCTGACCTTCAGACAGATAATGATCATGATGGTTCTGTAAATAAAAGATTTGAGGATTCTACTATATGGAATTCATCGGATGGTGGCGGATTCATACCCATGTTGAACTCTTTTAGGCATATATGGTTAGGTTTCTTGGCGTGGGTGTTTTGTCATACTTAGCTAGATTTCTTGGTTCTTTAGACACAACTGAATAAACTCTTCCCTTTTTTGTTTTGTCACTTGCATTTATCCTGTTATGAAGTATTCATTCAAAGAAACAAAAGCACAACTGTTGTTATCTTTTCCCCAATTATTGGTTATTATGGTTTTAAGGAAACGAATTGTCACTTATTTGTTCGCAAAAATCATTAAATTCGCCCTGAAAACTGTTGAAGAGtattaagaaaaaaaacaaaaggcaTTCACATCTCAATGAAGTGCATGCAGTAGTTAATGCTTAACACATGAAACAAAGAAACCATATCCGAAACCATCCATTTCACAATGAGAAGAAACATCCGAGTGCCTATCAAAAGCACATGCACTTAAAATCTTGGTCAAAGTCACCGGTGCCACCGTAAACGAATCAGCCGTTTAAACTGATTACGACCGAAGGCCGTGCAATGCTTAAAGTTCCAGCAACTTCACCATTTCAGCAATAGAaaacaatgataaaaaaaataaataatgccTCCACTTAGTTAACACCACGCTAGTGAATGGAAAGAATTGCCACTTAAGCATAGGCATGAACAAAAGGGTTATATACACTGATCAGAGTTGACTAAATAGTATAAATAGGCAATGCATTGATTAATGAACTAGAGACATCCACAATTTGAAAACTAATTGCTTGAGAATCCTGAATTACTTAACATATGAAACCTGCTGAGGAGTATCTAACAAAACACGAGCCACTCACTTTAGAGTTCTATAACGTTGCTCAATAGTTTGTTGCCTGTGATGAGGAAGCAGCCATCTTGCGAGCTACCCTTTGGGATGCAAAGTTCAAGCTGACTGATTACCGTGCCAGCATGCGTTCCCCTACTCTTGATGCGACTCAGAATACCATGCCCACACAGAGCACAGGCAGTGTTATTATACATGACATACAGGGACCCTCAAGAGTTAAAACCAAAGGACGGCCGAAGAGTAAGAGACTTGGAGCAGAGTTGGACAAGTCAATTAAGAAGTCAATgcaaaaaaggaaaaggaaattaCATCTGGTATGTGTTAGAAGTGacgtatattttaattttttcttatagAATAGTGTTCTTGATTTATATATGCTGTTCTCTTTGTGTTGTGCATCTTGTAGGATGTTGCTGACCTTCAGACAGATAATGATCATGATGGTTCTGTAAATAAAAGATTTGAGGATTCTACTATATGGAATTCATCGGATGGTGGCGGATTCATACCCATGTTGAACTCTTTTAGGCATATATGGTTAGGTTTCTTGGCGTGGGTGTTTTGTCATACTTAGCTAGATTTCTTGGTTCTTTAGACACAACTGAATAAACTCTTCCCTTTTTTGTTTTGTCACTTGCATTTATCCTGTTATGAAGTATTCATTCAAAGAAACAAAAGCACAACTGTTGTTATCTTTTCCCCAATTATTGGTTATTATGGTTTTAAGGAAACGAATTGTCACTTATTTGTTCGCAAAAATCATTAAATTCGCCCTGAAAACTGTTGAAGAGtattaagaaaaaaaacaaaaggcaTTCACATCTCAATGAAGTGCATGCAGTAGTTAATGCTTAACACATGAAACAAAGAAACCATATCCGAAACCATCCATTTCACAATGAGAAGAAACATCCGAGTGCCTATCAAAAGCACATGCACTTAAAATCTTGGTCAAAGTCACCGGTGCCACCGTAAACGAATCAGCCGTTTAAACTGATTACGACCGAAGGCCGTGCAATGCTTAAAGTTCCAGCAACTTCACCATTTCAGCAATAGAaaacaatgataaaaaaaataaataatgccTCCACTTAGTTAACACCACGCTAGTGAATGGAAAGAATTGCCACTTAAGCATAGGCATGAACAAAAGGGTTATATACACTGATCAGAGTTGACTAAATAGTATAAATAGGCAATGCATTGATTAATGAACTAGAGACATCCACAATTTGAAAACTAATTGCTTGAGAATCCTGAATTACTTAACATATGAAACCTGCTGAGGAGTATCTAACAAAACACGAGCCACTCACTTggctaaaacatgataaattggAAAACAAATTCAGAACCAtccaatttataaagaaaagaaacatcctaatgcctAGCATAAACACCATCCACGTAGAGGTTTTGGATTGATTGTCACCATCAACTTGACAAAATCAGCAACATGAAATCATAAACCTGTAGTGAAACAAGATTTATGAGGCTCACACGAAATGAATCTAAGTCGAAAAATGCCATATTAATGTCTATAACTCTATCACACGAAAATCATAGATATAGTAAGGCAAGTGTCTATATTGATGATTTTTTACCTAGGCATTTGTCTTCTTCTGTTGTCTTCCCCCCTTGTTTGGCTTTATAGTGGGTAGCCCCGCACGCTGCAGCATGCTCTTCGTGCTCGATGCCGTGAACGGTAATCTCACAGCCTTAGTCTTTTTCCTTGGCTGGTTGCGGCGCACAGGATTGCTGTCCAATGTCTGCTGCACCTTCCCAATTTGTGAATTATAAGGACCCATCACTATGTCTAGTATGATTTCCTTCCAAAACTCCTGTACAACGTCCTGCATGGCAATTTCGTGTTGGTCGGTAATTCTAAAAGCGATAAAGAAATTGATCTGAAAGAGGTACAACTTAATTGTTATAACATATTTAACTTCACCTTGTCCCAAAGCTGCAAGGGTTTCTCTAAACTCCAAAACTGCATGAACTTGATCATGAATACACCACAATCACAGCTATATGTACAAacagaaaatattattttcaacCATGATATCATTATCAAGTGAAGTGCTATTAAGAGTATTGATAGGTGTCATTTTAACTGACTCGTTATGTTATTTTGGGACGCTGGGATAGAAACGAGGTAGGCCGTTCTCTGTGGGCTCATATGCGGGCACAGACACTTTCGCCATGTCTTCAATGATTCTCCCCTGGAAAGCAGAAACACGTTAGCAAAAACACATTTTCAACTACTGAGGATGTCGGTGAACTAATTGGTTGACATATACTTACCGCATAAGCATGTATTTTTAATCTTTCATTATTATGCTCTTCTGAATACATAATATCCAGCACCCACAGCCTTTTTTGAGCAATCTCAAAGGCATACAACCACCAATGACGATCGATACAGACTGGGGCAAACCATTGTGATGGAAACAAAAATATCAAAGCAGTTACATGATCAAGTTAGTCACCAAATACAGATAGTTGCGAAATTCTGAAAACATGTAACGTGTTGCGAAACAACTAAAAAAATGAAAGTCAATCACATCTCAATTAAGTACACGCAATCACAAGTGCCTAGGACATGaaaactaaaaaacatatatagaACCATCTAATTGGCAATGAACGGGAACATCCTAGTGCCTATTGACG carries:
- the LOC107640954 gene encoding protein FAR1-RELATED SEQUENCE 5-like, giving the protein MYVMLDREKECWVVSRLELRHSHPCSAKKAVHYHEYRELTMHAKCVITDNDEGGIKPKKTYLALANEVGGSSNLNFSENDVRNYITSNLRCSDDNVDFKRMMNYFVRMKEINPNFFYAIDVDDANKFRSALWVDARCRASYEYYGDVVSFDTTYRRNRHGPPLASFVGVNHHGKSTLLGCALLWSEEIPSFEWVFTQWVRCVETVPRGSSLTSARRWLVLLGRYGELSAMMNHIVWNSSSSESFEVYWVGFIKEFDLRHNRCALEVVIMLCISGTLMLFFFGADLYANRQKWVPIFFKSEFWAGVRSTHRSESMHAFYGGFLHCKSGLVQFVHEYDNVLRNKEQKELEDDAADSKEVIPCIGSTCIERQFQ